In the genome of Triticum urartu cultivar G1812 chromosome 5, Tu2.1, whole genome shotgun sequence, one region contains:
- the LOC125508403 gene encoding protein kinase STUNTED-like has product MKHRSSRTRCAPPPVGVPARGWGGRTLLVAVRRDAAGRELLTWALAKAAAAGDRVVALHVTTAGAADGFGPDERSRAANSLASVLGAYDGFCNLNEISLELRVCHGSSVKRALVNEAVSYGAAQLILGITKNSRHLGLSATVVAKYCAKRIPQSCTVLAVSNGAVVYHGNAIQEEINHCCTTMSPRRNYSLVAETPRRIYRKILDAAATIGEKTKDDSSIGHRRSLQRNMSMSMSAPVSPKVAAAPPTPVTCHRRELPEVAAGWPLRRKDIMPASPECSEMSVVEWAMRLPSRCSLLSPASSVKTSDYQATSQSKSDLTEPPSPVTEEAAELVSIRDKYSSMYTMFSYGDLARITSDFSPERVVGKGGASHVYNGRGEDGKELAVKVLKSSAEVMKEFAAEIGIISSVHHKNAMALVGFCAERGKLMLVYDYMRRGSLEEILHGEKECKGSRLDWPERFKVAVGVARALNYLHGGGHTKRPVIHRDVKSSNILISQDCEPKLCDFGLALWAADAAAQVTGDDLAGTFGYLAPEYFMHGKVSDKMDVYAFGVVLLELVSGRKPVSSGGPKGQESIVMWANSAVQGGKLTELVDPSLPTDGDNAGEMERMALAAALCIRRAPQGRPSMANVLKLLDGDSDAVQWARSQLGVPNACDDNHGDEDYYSAAASPDKNDIQSYIKLALLDGGDEEDDDDSASMGCAVDFIAGNMSLEEYMKGRWSRSSSLTEDGGSNHGGSARIFV; this is encoded by the exons ATGAAGCACAGATCGTCGAGGACCCGGTGCGCGCCGCCGCCGGTGGGAGTGCCAGCGCGCGGCTGGGGAGGGAGGACGCTGCTGGTGGCGGTTCGGAGGGACGCGGCCGGGAGGGAGCTGCTCACCTGGGCGCTGGCcaaggccgccgccgccggcgaccgCGTTGTCGCCCTCCACGTCACGACCGCCGGAGCCGCCGACGGGTTCGGGCCGGATGAGAGGAGCAGAGCCGCCAATTCGCTGGCCTCCGTGCTCGGCGCGTACGACGGCTTCTGCAATCTCAACGAG ATCAGCCTGGAGCTCAGGGTCTGCCATGGATCATCCGTCAAGAGGGCTTTGGTAAACGAGGCCGTCTCCTACGGCGCCGCGCAACTCATCCTCGGGATCACCAAGAACTCTAGGCATCTCGG ATTGTCTGCCACCGTTGTGGCCAAGTACTGCGCCAAGAGGATCCCGCAGAGCTGCACGGTTCTTGCGGTCAGCAATGGCGCCGTTGTGTACCATGGGAACGCAATACAGGAGGAGATCAACCACTGCTGCACTACAA TGTCACCCCGAAGAAACTATTCTCTGGTGGCGGAGACACCACGAAGAATCTACCGGAAGATACTCGACGCAGCGGCGACGATTGGGGAGAAAACTAAGGATGACTCATCCATCGGCCATCGCCGGTCCTTGCAGCGGAACATGTCAATGTCGATGAGCGCCCCCGTCTCGCCAAAGGTAGCGGCAGCACCACCAACTCCGGTGACATGTCACAGGCGGGAACTGCCGGAGGTGGCTGCCGGGTGGCCATTGCGGAGGAAGGACATCATGCCTGCCTCGCCGGAGTGTTCGGAGATGTCTGTGGTTGAGTGGGCAATGCGGCTTCCAAGCCGGTGCTCACTGCTATCGCCAGCCAGTTCAGTCAAAACTTCCGATTACCAGGCGACCTCTCAATCAAAAAGCGATTTGACAGAGCCGCCGTCTCCGGTGACCGAGGAAGCAGCGGAGCTGGTCTCGATCAGAGACAAGTACTCGTCAATGTACACCATGTTCAGTTACGGTGATCTTGCGAGGATCACCTCTGACTTCTCCCCAG AGCGGGTAGTGGGGAAAGGTGGTGCGAGCCATGTTTACAATGGCCGTGGCGAAGACGGCAAGGAGCTGGCGGTGAAGGTCTTGAAATCTTCAGCGGAGGTGATGAAGGAGTTCGCCGCGGAGATTGGCATCATCAGCTCCGTCCACCACAAGAACGCCATGGCCCTCGTCGGGTTCTGCGCCGAGCGCGGCAAGCTCATGCTGGTCTACGACTACATGCGCAGAGGCAGCCTGGAGGAGATCTTGCACGGTGAGAAAGAATGCAAGGGCTCAAGGTTAGATTGGCCGGAGAGATTCAAGGTGGCCGTGGGAGTCGCGCGCGCCCTCAATTATCTCCACGGCGGCGGCCACACCAAGCGTCCGGTGATTCACAGGGACGTCAAGTCCTCCAACATCCTCATCTCCCAAGATTGCGAACCCAAGCTGTGCGACTTCGGCCTCGCGCTGTGGGCGGCGGACGCGGCGGCGCAGGTCACCGGCGACGACTTGGCCGGCACCTTCGGGTACTTGGCCCCTGAGTACTTCATGCACGGCAAGGTCAGCGACAAGATGGATGTGTACGCTTTCGGGGTGGTCCTTCTGGAGCTCGTCTCCGGGAGGAAGCCGGTGAGCTCCGGTGGCCCCAAGGGCCAGGAGAGCATAGTGATGTGG GCGAATTCCGCCGTGCAAGGTGGCAAGCTGACAGAGCTCGTCGATCCGAGCCTTCCGACGGACGGCGACAACGCCGGCGAGATGGAGAGAATGGCCCTCGCGGCTGCACTCTGCATCCGTCGAGCACCGCAAGGCCGGCCTAGCATGGCAAAC GTCCTGAAGCTGCTCGACGGCGACAGCGACGCCGTCCAGTGGGCGAGGTCGCAGCTAGGCGTGCCCAACGCCTGCGACGACAACCACGGCGACGAAGATTATTACAGTGCGGCTGCTTCGCCGGACAAGAACGACATCCAGTCGTACATCAAGCTCGCTCTGCTCGACGGCGGTGACGAGGAGGATGACGACGACTCCGCCTCCATGGGTTGCGCCGTCGACTTCATCGCCGGCAACATGTCGCTGGAGGAGTACATGAAGGGGAGGTGGAGCCGGTCGTCCAGCTTGACTGAAGACGGAGGCTCCAACCATGGCGGGAGTGCACGGATTTTCGTGTAG
- the LOC125508404 gene encoding DNA-directed RNA polymerases I, II, and III subunit RPABC5 — protein sequence MIIPVRCFTCGKVIGNKWDHYLDLLQADYTEGDALDALGLVRYCCRRMLMTHVDLIEKLLNYNTLEKTETS from the exons ATGATCATCCCGGTTCGCTGCTTCACCTGCGGCAAG GTGATCGGGAACAAGTGGGACCACTACCTCGATCTTCTCCAGGCCGACTACACTGAGGG GGATGCTCTGGATGCCTTGGGCTTGGTTCGCTACTGCTGCCGCCGTATGCTCATGACCCATGTTGACCTCATTGAGAAGTTGCTCAACTACAACA CCCTGGAGAAGACGGAGACAAGTTGA